The following are from one region of the Erwinia billingiae Eb661 genome:
- a CDS encoding MFS transporter, which yields MKTYAIQQNRADKLPVSPLCALALAGFITILTEALPAGMLPQIGHSLAISNSLAGQLVSVYALGSLLAAIPLMLATQRLRRRPLLLFAVGGFALANTVTAFSASYWLTLTARFIAGVSAGLLWALIAGYAARLVQDALKGRAIALAMVGTPLALSVGIPLGSWLSEYIGWRNCFYIISGMTLFLMGWIQFSVPDFPGQAATKRLSLRRVFLAPGIRPVLAATLIFVLAHNIIYTYIAPLLQKLNMGNNISAILLVFGLASIIGIWGVGLMIDRWLGQLTLAATALFAFAMLILAMGTPALVFIATAGWGLAFGGAATLFQTAVAKTAGEAADVAQSMLVTAWNLAIAGGGLVGAGLLNLTGVRGFSSLLILLLFFTWLIIWSARRSGFSSHPGT from the coding sequence ATGAAAACTTACGCGATTCAACAAAACAGGGCTGACAAACTGCCCGTCTCTCCCCTCTGCGCACTGGCCCTTGCCGGTTTTATTACTATTCTAACCGAGGCATTACCTGCCGGGATGCTGCCTCAGATTGGCCACAGTCTGGCTATTTCAAATTCACTCGCCGGGCAATTGGTTTCAGTCTATGCGCTGGGTTCTCTGCTGGCGGCCATTCCACTGATGCTTGCCACGCAAAGGCTGCGTCGAAGGCCGTTACTTCTTTTTGCGGTTGGCGGCTTCGCGTTGGCCAATACGGTCACTGCATTTTCAGCGAGTTACTGGCTGACGCTGACCGCCAGGTTTATTGCAGGCGTCTCGGCAGGGCTGCTGTGGGCATTGATAGCCGGTTATGCCGCCCGTCTGGTGCAGGATGCGCTTAAAGGCCGGGCCATCGCGCTGGCGATGGTTGGCACACCTCTCGCTCTGTCAGTGGGCATTCCATTGGGGAGCTGGCTCAGTGAATACATTGGATGGCGTAATTGTTTTTATATCATCAGCGGCATGACGCTCTTTTTGATGGGATGGATCCAGTTCAGCGTGCCGGACTTTCCCGGTCAGGCCGCGACAAAACGGTTGTCGTTAAGGCGTGTTTTTTTGGCACCGGGCATCCGACCTGTTCTTGCCGCCACGCTGATATTTGTTCTTGCGCACAACATTATTTATACCTACATCGCTCCCCTGCTACAAAAGCTGAACATGGGCAACAATATCAGCGCGATTCTCTTGGTGTTTGGTCTCGCTTCGATCATCGGCATTTGGGGTGTTGGGCTGATGATTGACCGGTGGCTCGGTCAATTAACGCTGGCCGCCACGGCGCTGTTTGCGTTCGCTATGCTGATACTGGCAATGGGAACACCAGCCCTGGTATTCATCGCCACCGCCGGTTGGGGGCTGGCATTTGGTGGCGCGGCAACGCTGTTCCAGACCGCGGTAGCAAAAACGGCCGGTGAAGCCGCCGATGTCGCCCAGTCGATGCTGGTAACCGCCTGGAATCTCGCCATTGCCGGAGGCGGACTGGTGGGCGCGGGGCTGTTGAACTTAACAGGAGTAAGAGGGTTTTCATCCCTGTTGATCCTCTTATTGTTCTTTACCTGGCTGATTATCTGGTCAGCGCGGCGGTCTGGCTTTTCTTCACACCCAGGGACCTGA
- the phnE gene encoding phosphonate ABC transporter, permease protein PhnE has product MQNTEFERYYQQIRGRQKRDTVLWSLVLLALYLASGTISEFSLTTVWSSLPHFFDYLAETVPVLHWKMLFADGHTEGSLAYWGYRLHIQLPLIWETLNLALAATILSVIVAVILAFLAADNTQSPVAVRYAIRTAVAFLRTMPELAWAVMFVMAFGIGVIPGFMALALHTIGSLTKLFYEAIESASDKPGRGLASCGAGPLQRMRFALWPQVKPVFLSYSFMRLEVNFRQSTILGLVGAGGIGQELMTNIKLDRYDQVSMTMLLIIVVVSLLDTLSGRLRRWVVEGKAA; this is encoded by the coding sequence ATGCAAAACACTGAGTTCGAGCGCTATTATCAGCAGATCCGTGGCAGGCAAAAACGCGATACGGTGCTCTGGTCACTGGTTCTGTTGGCACTGTATCTGGCTTCCGGCACTATTTCTGAGTTCAGCCTGACCACCGTCTGGTCATCCCTTCCGCATTTCTTCGATTACCTGGCCGAAACCGTCCCTGTTCTGCACTGGAAGATGCTGTTTGCCGATGGGCACACGGAAGGGTCGCTGGCGTACTGGGGTTACCGTCTGCATATTCAGCTGCCGTTAATCTGGGAGACGCTGAATCTGGCGTTAGCGGCGACCATCCTGTCGGTGATTGTCGCGGTGATCCTGGCGTTTCTGGCGGCGGATAATACCCAGTCGCCGGTTGCGGTGCGCTATGCCATCCGCACGGCGGTGGCCTTTTTACGCACCATGCCCGAGCTGGCGTGGGCGGTGATGTTTGTGATGGCCTTTGGCATTGGGGTGATCCCCGGCTTTATGGCGCTGGCATTGCACACCATCGGCAGTCTGACCAAGCTGTTTTATGAAGCGATTGAGAGTGCGTCCGACAAGCCGGGGCGCGGGCTGGCGTCCTGTGGTGCCGGGCCGTTGCAGAGAATGCGCTTTGCCCTGTGGCCGCAGGTGAAACCGGTGTTTCTGTCATACAGCTTTATGCGTCTTGAGGTGAATTTCCGTCAGTCGACCATTCTCGGGCTGGTGGGTGCCGGTGGGATAGGTCAGGAGCTGATGACCAATATCAAACTGGATCGTTACGATCAGGTGAGCATGACCATGCTGTTGATTATCGTGGTGGTGTCGTTACTGGATACGCTCTCCGGGCGGTTACGCCGCTGGGTGGTTGAGGGGAAAGCAGCATGA
- the phnN gene encoding ribose 1,5-bisphosphokinase, translating into MARLIWLMGASGSGKDSLLDALRETAPAGVLVAHRYITRAADAGGENHVALSEAEFSRRRESGLFAIDWQAHQHSYALGIEIDFWLSQGLDVVVNGSRLHLPAVERRYGAQLLPVCLQVSPDVLAQRLRQRGRESEEQIALRLRRAEEGAPACCTMLNNDGPLSQTLDHFLTLLSEPAA; encoded by the coding sequence ATGGCCAGGCTGATCTGGCTGATGGGCGCATCAGGATCGGGCAAGGACAGCCTGCTTGACGCGCTGCGGGAAACGGCTCCTGCCGGGGTGCTGGTGGCCCATCGCTACATTACCCGCGCTGCCGACGCCGGGGGCGAAAACCATGTCGCCCTCAGCGAGGCCGAGTTCAGCCGGCGGCGAGAGAGCGGGCTGTTTGCCATTGACTGGCAGGCGCATCAGCACAGCTACGCGCTGGGCATCGAGATCGACTTCTGGCTATCGCAAGGGCTGGATGTGGTGGTGAACGGTTCACGGCTGCATCTGCCGGCCGTTGAACGGCGTTATGGCGCGCAGCTGCTGCCGGTCTGTTTGCAGGTCTCGCCTGACGTGCTGGCGCAGCGGCTGCGTCAGCGGGGCAGGGAGAGCGAAGAGCAGATTGCCCTTCGGCTGCGCCGCGCAGAGGAAGGAGCGCCCGCATGCTGCACGATGCTGAATAACGACGGTCCGCTCAGCCAGACGCTGGACCATTTTCTGACGCTGCTGTCCGAGCCCGCGGCGTAA
- a CDS encoding EamA family transporter, with protein MKLSHLLLAILITAIWGINFSVIKIGLSSVDPFILAGIRFTLCALTALFFIKKPDVPWRYIIGYGLVFGIGLWGLVNLGIKAGLSAGIASLLLQFSAFFTILLGSVVFKESLTRYQIAGFALACTGLLSIVFITDGSVTFAGTLLVLAGAIAWSIANIIIKRSATKQIFAFLVWSSAFSPLPLFLLDWLVNGSNGYTALVSHVDYRAVLSILFQVYPNTLFGYWVWNSLLKQYPISTVAPLSLLVPVFGILGSMAIFGEAISSLKILALLLIISGLVVGLYGYRLRCLLPKKPVISQRRGRR; from the coding sequence ATGAAATTATCTCATCTACTGCTCGCGATCCTGATAACCGCCATCTGGGGTATTAACTTTTCAGTGATTAAGATCGGACTGAGTTCGGTCGATCCCTTTATTCTGGCAGGAATACGTTTCACGCTGTGCGCCTTGACGGCATTATTCTTTATTAAAAAACCGGATGTCCCATGGCGCTATATCATCGGCTATGGTCTGGTTTTTGGGATCGGTTTATGGGGACTGGTTAATCTGGGAATTAAAGCCGGGCTTTCTGCCGGAATAGCTTCACTGCTGCTGCAATTCAGCGCCTTCTTTACCATCTTACTTGGAAGTGTGGTGTTTAAAGAAAGCCTCACCCGCTATCAAATTGCGGGCTTCGCTCTGGCCTGTACGGGTTTGCTGAGTATTGTTTTCATCACTGATGGTTCCGTGACGTTCGCAGGGACGCTGCTGGTACTGGCCGGCGCGATAGCCTGGAGCATCGCCAATATTATTATCAAGCGTTCCGCGACCAAACAGATTTTTGCCTTCCTGGTCTGGTCGAGCGCCTTTTCACCCCTCCCCCTTTTCCTGCTGGACTGGCTGGTCAACGGTAGCAACGGATACACTGCGCTCGTCAGCCACGTTGATTATCGCGCTGTGCTGTCAATATTATTCCAGGTTTATCCTAATACGCTGTTTGGCTATTGGGTGTGGAATTCCCTGCTGAAGCAATACCCGATTTCTACCGTGGCCCCCTTGTCGCTGTTAGTTCCTGTGTTCGGCATTCTGGGATCGATGGCGATATTTGGGGAAGCTATCTCGTCGCTGAAGATTCTTGCACTGCTGCTGATTATTTCCGGGTTGGTTGTGGGTCTGTATGGTTATCGGCTCAGGTGTTTGTTACCTAAAAAGCCAGTCATTTCTCAGCGACGAGGACGAAGATAA
- the phnE gene encoding phosphonate ABC transporter, permease protein PhnE: MIALAGSETLHRLKAQHSELFSVQRRYLRRTGMVAACILAYYIFFFNMFGISWAQIATGSLQISRYFLRMFVWHDVANWPFAYYFNQIFITLAIVFAGTLTATLVALPVSFLAARNVMSSKPLRPVALVVRRLLDIMRGIDMAIWGLIFVRAVGMGPLAGVLAIVMQDVGLLGKLYAEGHEAVERSPGRGLNAVGANALQKHRYAIFTQSFPAFLALSLYQIESNTRSAAVLGFVGAGGVGLVYAENMRLWNWDVVMFITLILVVIVMAMDYVSAKLRKRYITGKAIPLFGQE, encoded by the coding sequence ATGATTGCACTAGCCGGTTCAGAGACATTGCACCGCCTGAAAGCGCAGCACAGCGAGCTGTTTTCTGTTCAGCGCCGTTATTTGCGCCGGACAGGAATGGTGGCGGCGTGCATTCTGGCTTACTACATTTTCTTTTTTAACATGTTTGGCATTAGCTGGGCGCAGATCGCCACCGGTTCGCTGCAAATCAGCCGTTATTTCCTGCGGATGTTTGTCTGGCATGACGTGGCCAACTGGCCGTTCGCCTATTACTTCAACCAGATTTTCATCACCCTGGCGATCGTGTTTGCCGGCACCCTCACCGCCACGCTGGTGGCGTTACCGGTGTCTTTCCTTGCGGCGCGCAATGTGATGTCATCGAAGCCGCTGCGGCCGGTGGCGCTGGTGGTCCGGCGTTTACTGGATATTATGCGCGGCATTGATATGGCGATTTGGGGACTGATTTTTGTCCGCGCCGTCGGGATGGGGCCGTTGGCTGGGGTGCTGGCGATTGTGATGCAGGATGTCGGGTTGTTGGGCAAGCTGTATGCGGAAGGGCACGAAGCGGTCGAGCGCTCGCCGGGCAGGGGATTGAATGCGGTGGGCGCGAACGCGTTGCAGAAGCACCGCTACGCGATTTTCACCCAGTCTTTCCCGGCGTTTCTGGCATTGAGTCTGTATCAGATTGAGTCGAACACCCGTTCAGCGGCGGTATTGGGGTTTGTCGGCGCAGGCGGCGTGGGTCTGGTGTATGCCGAGAATATGCGTTTATGGAACTGGGATGTGGTGATGTTTATCACCCTGATTCTGGTGGTGATCGTGATGGCGATGGATTACGTGTCTGCCAAATTGCGTAAGCGCTATATCACCGGCAAAGCGATTCCGTTGTTTGGTCAGGAATAG
- a CDS encoding MFS transporter: MDGKAETHSDVVKQTSVAGDREISPWITFLFSLTCALAVANVYSAQPLLESMASSLNVEPGLIGSVITLTQTGYLAGLLFLVPLGDWLNRKILVITLLGFSVLALIAAGLAKNLPILLCAMLLIGLMAVVVQLMVAWAAILATPHKRGAVVGQVTSGIVLGILLARFISGTIADLAGWRAVYLVAACLMMIIAFVLAKVMPASPPPATKPRWSALMLSVFRLYRTEPQLRTRGVLALLIFAAFSMLWTTMVMPLSAMSLSHTHIGMFGLAGIAGALAASKAGLWADQGKGRRASGVALALLTLSWLPIAWAETSLLWLIIGVIMLDFAVQTVHVINQSIIISARPAEASRLVAAYMCFYSIGSAMGALAATQLYALWGWPSVCIAGALVSAFAFILWSGISKS, encoded by the coding sequence ATGGACGGTAAGGCAGAGACGCATTCTGACGTTGTAAAACAGACATCTGTCGCAGGTGACAGGGAGATTTCACCGTGGATAACCTTTTTGTTCTCACTCACCTGCGCCCTGGCGGTGGCAAATGTCTATTCTGCTCAGCCTCTACTTGAATCTATGGCAAGCAGCCTGAATGTTGAACCCGGTCTGATTGGCAGCGTCATCACCCTCACCCAGACAGGCTACCTGGCCGGCCTGCTCTTTCTGGTTCCACTTGGGGATTGGCTGAACAGAAAAATCCTTGTTATCACTTTGCTGGGATTTTCAGTACTGGCCCTGATCGCGGCCGGATTAGCTAAGAATCTGCCGATCCTGCTGTGTGCGATGCTTTTGATCGGCTTGATGGCGGTCGTGGTTCAGCTGATGGTTGCCTGGGCAGCAATACTGGCAACGCCCCACAAACGTGGCGCGGTGGTAGGTCAGGTGACCAGCGGCATTGTGTTGGGGATCCTGCTGGCCCGCTTTATTTCGGGAACCATTGCCGATCTTGCCGGTTGGCGGGCGGTGTATCTGGTCGCAGCCTGCCTGATGATGATCATTGCATTCGTGCTGGCGAAAGTGATGCCAGCCTCCCCACCGCCGGCGACCAAACCCCGCTGGTCCGCTCTGATGCTGTCTGTCTTTCGCCTGTACAGGACGGAACCTCAACTCAGGACGCGTGGCGTTTTGGCGCTGCTTATCTTTGCGGCTTTCAGCATGCTGTGGACCACCATGGTTATGCCGCTCAGTGCCATGTCGCTTTCACATACGCATATAGGCATGTTTGGTTTAGCGGGTATTGCGGGCGCGCTGGCCGCCTCGAAAGCGGGGTTGTGGGCAGACCAGGGTAAGGGACGGCGCGCCAGCGGCGTCGCTCTGGCCTTGCTGACACTCTCATGGCTCCCCATCGCCTGGGCCGAAACATCACTGTTATGGCTGATTATTGGCGTCATCATGCTCGACTTTGCGGTACAGACGGTACATGTGATTAATCAGAGCATTATCATTTCAGCCAGGCCCGCTGAGGCAAGCCGCCTTGTGGCCGCTTATATGTGTTTTTATTCGATCGGTAGCGCCATGGGCGCTCTTGCCGCCACTCAGCTCTATGCGCTCTGGGGATGGCCATCCGTTTGTATCGCGGGTGCATTGGTCAGTGCCTTTGCGTTTATCTTATGGTCAGGAATATCTAAATCATGA
- the phnM gene encoding alpha-D-ribose 1-methylphosphonate 5-triphosphate diphosphatase, with protein sequence MIINNVKLILENEVVNGSLAGENGVIRAFSDTASQLPGAIDGEGGWLMPGMVELHTDNLDKFFTPRPKVDWPAHSAMSSHDALMVANGITTVLDAIGVGDVRDGGHRLDNLEKMINAIRYSEKHGLNRAEHRLHLRCELPHDSTQPLFEQLMCTPELSLVSLMDHSPGQRQYTSLEKYRVYFQGKYNLSDTEMDEFESSQLRYADRWSKPNREGISAWCRKYNIPLASHDDATLAHVEESKQVGSVIAEFPTTEEAARASREQGLQVLMGAPNIVRGGSHSGNVAAHQLAALGLLDILSSDYYPASLLDAAFRIANDADNGYDLPAAIALVTRNPARSIGLHDRGVIAEGKRADLVLVKQHNQQVYVRSVWAKGKAVY encoded by the coding sequence ATGATCATCAATAACGTCAAACTGATTCTGGAAAATGAAGTGGTCAACGGATCGCTGGCCGGTGAAAACGGCGTGATCCGGGCTTTTTCGGACACCGCAAGCCAGCTGCCGGGCGCAATCGACGGCGAAGGCGGCTGGTTGATGCCGGGGATGGTCGAGCTGCACACCGATAACCTCGACAAATTCTTTACCCCGCGTCCGAAGGTGGACTGGCCGGCCCACTCGGCGATGAGCAGCCACGATGCGCTGATGGTCGCCAACGGCATTACTACCGTGCTGGATGCGATTGGGGTCGGCGACGTGCGTGACGGCGGCCACCGGCTGGATAATCTGGAGAAGATGATCAACGCCATTCGCTACAGCGAAAAGCACGGCCTGAATCGCGCCGAGCACCGCCTGCACCTGCGCTGCGAACTGCCGCATGACTCCACCCAGCCGCTGTTTGAGCAGCTGATGTGCACGCCGGAACTGTCGCTGGTGTCGTTGATGGACCACTCGCCGGGCCAGCGTCAGTACACCTCGCTGGAGAAGTACCGCGTCTATTTCCAGGGCAAATACAACCTGAGCGATACGGAAATGGATGAGTTTGAATCCAGCCAGCTGCGCTATGCCGATCGCTGGTCAAAGCCGAACCGCGAAGGGATTTCCGCCTGGTGCCGCAAATACAATATTCCGCTGGCCAGTCATGACGACGCCACGCTGGCCCACGTTGAAGAGTCAAAGCAGGTGGGCAGCGTGATTGCGGAATTCCCAACCACCGAAGAGGCGGCGAGAGCCTCCCGCGAGCAGGGATTGCAGGTGCTGATGGGCGCGCCGAACATCGTGCGCGGCGGATCGCATTCCGGCAACGTGGCCGCGCATCAGCTGGCGGCGCTGGGTCTGCTGGATATTCTCTCCTCCGATTACTATCCGGCCAGCCTACTGGATGCGGCCTTCCGTATCGCCAACGATGCAGATAATGGCTACGACCTGCCGGCGGCCATTGCGCTGGTGACCCGCAATCCGGCCCGTTCGATTGGCCTTCACGATCGCGGGGTAATTGCCGAAGGGAAGCGCGCCGATCTGGTGCTGGTTAAGCAGCATAACCAGCAGGTTTACGTGCGGTCGGTGTGGGCGAAAGGCAAGGCCGTTTACTGA
- a CDS encoding winged helix-turn-helix transcriptional regulator yields the protein MAKQESLRTSECPVARTLESIGERWCLMIIREAFDDVRRFSEFQKNLGLARNILSSRLKQLVDIGVFEICPASDGSAYSEYVLTDKGRSIFPIVVAIRQWGERNVFEKGEIHSVLVDNALGEPVQSLEVRSSDGNKLAPGDCHRRRVRTGEEEDLV from the coding sequence ATGGCAAAGCAGGAATCACTTCGGACCAGCGAATGTCCCGTTGCAAGGACCTTAGAGTCGATTGGTGAACGTTGGTGCCTGATGATTATTCGTGAGGCATTTGATGATGTGCGCCGTTTTAGTGAGTTCCAGAAGAATTTAGGGCTGGCCCGAAATATTCTGTCTTCGCGGTTGAAACAGCTGGTTGATATCGGGGTATTTGAGATCTGTCCGGCCTCAGACGGTAGCGCGTATTCAGAGTATGTTCTTACCGATAAAGGGCGGAGTATTTTCCCCATCGTGGTGGCAATCCGCCAGTGGGGCGAGCGCAATGTGTTTGAGAAGGGCGAAATACATTCCGTCCTTGTTGATAACGCGCTTGGAGAACCGGTTCAGTCGCTGGAGGTCCGCTCATCTGACGGCAATAAACTGGCGCCTGGCGACTGCCATCGTCGACGGGTGAGGACAGGCGAGGAGGAAGATCTTGTTTGA
- a CDS encoding dTMP kinase — translation MNRPLFVSLDGPKGVGKTTLLEAVTQVLRADNKKVIRLCEKKSDPWRKETMALVNRFARDPAMDLEREICQRFADSRAWISRHVLAKQPAGSIILMDRWYPSDAAFRRMVPFAEILQLNLERNVRTPDLHVGVATAPEISWARAAARTRGLSSTVIHKLDDHVACTEAFEREVADNGWVLCRNDGPLEVATMHVVSEITRVHGCL, via the coding sequence ATGAATCGTCCGCTGTTTGTCTCTCTGGACGGCCCCAAGGGGGTCGGTAAAACCACACTGTTGGAGGCCGTTACCCAAGTACTCAGGGCTGATAACAAAAAGGTGATCCGGCTGTGCGAGAAAAAAAGCGATCCCTGGCGGAAAGAGACCATGGCCCTGGTAAACAGATTTGCCAGAGATCCCGCCATGGATTTGGAACGGGAAATTTGTCAGCGCTTTGCTGATAGCCGTGCATGGATTTCCCGGCATGTGCTGGCTAAACAGCCAGCGGGCAGCATCATCCTGATGGATCGCTGGTACCCGTCGGATGCCGCGTTTCGCCGGATGGTTCCGTTTGCAGAGATTTTACAGCTTAACCTCGAGAGAAACGTGCGCACGCCAGATCTGCATGTCGGGGTGGCCACAGCGCCGGAGATTTCATGGGCCAGGGCCGCAGCCAGAACGCGTGGGCTAAGCAGTACGGTGATCCACAAGCTGGACGATCATGTCGCGTGTACCGAGGCGTTCGAGCGAGAAGTTGCAGATAACGGCTGGGTTTTATGCCGTAATGACGGACCGCTCGAGGTCGCAACGATGCACGTGGTTTCTGAGATCACCAGGGTGCATGGGTGCCTGTAA
- the phnC gene encoding phosphonate ABC transporter ATP-binding protein, translated as MAQALLKPAPAPDVTPLRAAQKKVLAVKGLGKAYNAQERVLHDINFDLHAGELVAVVGRSGAGKSTLLHVLNGTLPATDGEIVNYRDGGQQQNIVELNARQMREWRSECGMIFQDFCLVPRLDVLTNVLLGRLSQTSTLKSFFKVFPDADRARAIGLLEWLNMLPQALQRAENLSGGQMQRVAICRALMQNPKILLADEPVASLDPKNTRRIMDVLRQVSDNGISVMVNLHSVELVKEYCTRAIGIAKGRIVFDGHPSQLTEDLLHTLYGEEMTQLN; from the coding sequence ATGGCACAGGCACTTTTAAAACCGGCTCCCGCTCCTGACGTCACACCGCTACGGGCAGCACAGAAAAAAGTTCTGGCAGTGAAGGGCCTCGGCAAAGCCTATAACGCGCAGGAACGCGTGTTGCACGACATCAATTTCGATCTGCACGCCGGTGAGCTGGTGGCGGTGGTTGGCCGTTCCGGCGCGGGGAAATCCACCTTGCTGCACGTGCTGAACGGCACCTTACCGGCCACGGACGGTGAAATTGTTAATTACCGCGACGGCGGTCAACAGCAGAACATCGTTGAGCTGAATGCGCGCCAGATGCGCGAATGGCGCAGCGAATGCGGGATGATTTTCCAGGACTTCTGCCTGGTTCCGCGCCTCGATGTGCTCACCAATGTCCTGCTTGGCCGTCTCAGCCAGACCTCTACCCTGAAATCCTTCTTCAAAGTGTTCCCGGATGCGGATCGTGCCCGTGCGATTGGCCTGCTGGAGTGGCTGAATATGCTGCCGCAGGCGCTGCAACGCGCCGAGAACCTGTCCGGCGGACAGATGCAGCGCGTGGCGATTTGCCGTGCGCTGATGCAAAACCCAAAGATTCTGCTGGCCGACGAACCGGTCGCTTCCCTCGATCCAAAAAACACCCGCCGCATTATGGATGTGTTGCGTCAGGTGAGCGACAACGGCATCAGCGTGATGGTCAACCTGCATTCGGTTGAGCTGGTGAAAGAGTACTGCACCCGCGCCATTGGCATTGCCAAGGGGCGCATTGTGTTTGACGGGCATCCGTCGCAGTTAACAGAAGATCTTCTCCATACGCTGTATGGCGAAGAGATGACGCAACTTAACTAA
- the phnD gene encoding phosphonate ABC transporter substrate-binding protein — MKKLFLSAVLASVMASGVAQAATPKELNLGILGGQNATQQIGDNQCVKDFFDKELGTDTRLRNSSDYSGVIQGLLGGKVDMVFSMSPSSYASVYINDPKAVDVVGIAADDTDKSTGYHSVVIVKADSPYKKLSDLKGKSFGMADPDSTSGFLIPNQAFKKEFGGSVDDKYNGFFKSVTFSGGHEQDVLGVLNGQFEGAVTWASMIGDYNTGYTSGAFTRMIRMDHPDLMKQIRIIWESPLIPNGPILVSNKLDPEFKAKLITAIKKLDTSNHSCFIKAMGGTQHIAPATVADYKNIIDMKRELTKGAR, encoded by the coding sequence ATGAAAAAATTATTTTTATCGGCAGTACTGGCCAGCGTGATGGCGTCTGGCGTTGCTCAGGCTGCCACGCCAAAGGAACTGAACTTAGGCATTTTGGGTGGTCAGAACGCCACGCAGCAGATTGGTGATAACCAGTGCGTGAAGGATTTCTTTGATAAAGAGCTGGGTACCGATACCAGGCTGCGCAACTCTTCCGACTACTCTGGCGTGATCCAGGGCCTGCTGGGCGGCAAAGTGGATATGGTGTTTAGCATGTCACCGTCGTCTTACGCTTCGGTGTACATCAACGATCCGAAAGCGGTGGACGTGGTCGGCATCGCGGCGGACGACACCGACAAGTCAACCGGTTACCACTCGGTGGTGATCGTCAAGGCCGACAGCCCGTACAAAAAACTGTCCGACCTGAAGGGCAAATCATTCGGCATGGCCGATCCGGATTCGACGTCTGGCTTCCTGATCCCGAACCAGGCGTTCAAGAAAGAGTTTGGCGGCAGCGTGGATGATAAGTACAACGGCTTCTTCAAAAGCGTGACCTTCTCCGGTGGCCATGAGCAGGACGTGTTAGGCGTGCTGAACGGCCAGTTCGAAGGCGCGGTGACCTGGGCGTCAATGATCGGTGATTACAACACCGGTTACACCAGCGGCGCGTTCACCCGTATGATCCGCATGGATCACCCGGACCTGATGAAGCAAATCCGCATTATCTGGGAATCGCCGTTGATTCCTAACGGCCCAATCCTGGTGAGCAACAAGCTGGATCCGGAGTTCAAAGCCAAACTGATTACCGCCATTAAGAAGCTGGATACCAGCAACCACAGCTGCTTTATCAAGGCGATGGGCGGCACGCAGCACATTGCGCCAGCCACCGTGGCTGACTACAAAAACATCATCGATATGAAACGCGAGCTGACCAAGGGCGCGCGTTAA
- a CDS encoding LysR family transcriptional regulator: MESLSGIDVFVQVAETRSFVSAGRLLGLSASAVGKNVARLEEKLGVRLFHRSTRSITLTAEGLLFLARCRRIIAEIEAAHLELSQARSNPSGRLRISLPLVSSLMLPVLGDFMRQYPEISLDLDFTDNLVDVIQEGFDAVIRMGEPADSRLSARRLGYFGSVLVASPAYLLEKGLPQSPDDLLQHSCLHYRFSHTGKLENWPLRLAGHLTLPVSMVCNNIETRVCFALRGLGIAWLPDFAVRALIAEGELVSVLDEFIDWQGTFHILWPASQHASPKIRVLVDFLTAHFRKNALSLLKVK; the protein is encoded by the coding sequence ATGGAAAGTCTGAGTGGCATCGACGTATTTGTGCAGGTAGCGGAAACGCGGAGCTTTGTCAGTGCCGGGCGCCTGCTTGGACTTTCGGCCTCGGCAGTGGGAAAAAATGTAGCCCGGCTTGAGGAAAAACTGGGCGTGCGGTTGTTCCACAGAAGCACCCGAAGTATCACGCTGACCGCTGAAGGACTGCTCTTCCTGGCGCGATGCAGGCGTATTATCGCGGAAATTGAAGCGGCGCATCTGGAGTTATCACAGGCCAGAAGCAACCCTTCCGGCAGGCTGCGCATCAGTCTGCCACTGGTCAGCTCATTAATGCTGCCCGTGCTCGGTGATTTTATGCGCCAGTATCCGGAAATCAGCCTCGATCTGGACTTCACTGATAATTTGGTAGACGTCATCCAGGAAGGTTTTGATGCGGTGATCCGCATGGGAGAACCCGCAGATTCGCGCCTGTCCGCCAGGCGGCTTGGGTATTTTGGCAGTGTGCTGGTTGCGTCTCCGGCTTATCTGTTGGAGAAAGGCCTGCCGCAATCTCCCGACGATCTCTTACAGCACAGTTGTCTGCACTACCGTTTTTCACATACCGGCAAGTTAGAAAATTGGCCATTGCGTCTGGCCGGACATCTGACCCTGCCGGTGTCGATGGTGTGCAATAACATCGAAACACGTGTCTGTTTCGCCCTGCGTGGGCTTGGGATTGCCTGGCTGCCGGATTTTGCCGTACGGGCGTTAATTGCAGAGGGAGAACTGGTTTCAGTACTTGATGAGTTTATCGACTGGCAGGGCACTTTTCATATCTTATGGCCTGCGAGTCAACATGCTTCACCTAAGATCCGGGTATTAGTCGATTTCCTCACTGCACATTTCAGAAAAAACGCGCTGAGCCTGCTCAAGGTTAAATAA